The following nucleotide sequence is from Candidatus Hydrogenedentota bacterium.
TCCAGAACAGCCGGCTCATTACCTGGAGCAGGTCGCCGTTGACCTCCAGCACGGGGGAGGGCAGGGGGCCATGGGGAGTGTCCACCAGAGCATGCTTCCAAATATCATCCACCATCTCCACCATGCGGTCCAGCCAGGGACCGGGTCCCAGCCATTCCACGGCGGGCATCAGCCCGTCCTTGGCGTACTCCGCCGCGCCGAAGACGACCTCGTCCATCTTTGGCGGGCCATCCGCAAAGCCCTGACGGTCAAAATGGTAGGTGTCGGGAAGGCTGTCCACACGCATGCACAGCGCGCGCTCCTGCTCCAGAAGCCTCAGGGCGGCATTTTTCAGATGATGCTGGCCTGTCATGTGCGCCGTGAGCAGCAGGAAGGGGAAGTTGTCCGCCGCGCAGTCTTTTGCGTTCCAGAAAAGGTCTTGATTCAGGCGTCGGGGCAGCAGTCCGCTGGCCGGGTCGGCATGGGCCAGCCAGCCGTTGGCGTAGTTCAGGCAGTAGACCACGGCGCGGTTGGCCTCCATGGCGCGCTCTTCCGCAGCCTCCCAGGGGGAGACAGCGGCGAAGGCCATGGAGGACAGCAGGAGGGCGTCCAGAAATAAACGGCATGAAACCATGTTGGCATTCCTTTCGCACAACGCAAATTGCCAATCTTTAGTATCCGCCGCAGCGAAGGGCAAGTCAAACATTCCCGCATGAATAAAGGGAACGCCTTGCATGTTGAAAAAACGGCCAGGCGCCTGCGCCCCTTGTGTGATTTGTGAAAAGTCAGGCAACTATGGAGACATGCCATGAACACATCGCCGCGAAAAAAACTGTTGATGCCGCTGGTGGTCCTTGGTGTGATGATAATGACGGGGTGCTCCATCACGGTCAACTATCCCGTCGCCACGAACCAGACACTCCCCGGCAGCATCCTTCCGCTTCCGCTGCTGGACTTTCCTTTGATTCCGGGCCTGCAATGCAACTTGCCTGACCGGGAAGACTTTGACAGGAGTGTCCAGGAGGCGCTGGGGCCGTTTTTGTCACGTTTCATCAGCATCAGCGCCGCTGAGCTGAACACCCTTACCCTTGCCGCCACGGCGGAGAGCGCGGGGGACTTCTCCCGAATCAACCATGTCGAAGTGACACTTCATCTGGTGGACGTGGACGGGGTGCGGACGCATTCCATCCCCCTTGGGGAGGCGCATGCGCTGGACGGCTTCGGCCGCAAGATCACACTGGTGGTGGAGCCGCCGGTTGATTTCATTGAGGTCCTTGACGCCGGCGCCGAATGCGGCGCGGTGTCCGTGGCCGTGGGCGGGATGACACCGGAAAGGGACGTGACGTTCGACGTGGCCGCCCGTGTGAAGATCACCATCCGGTTCGGACTTTCACGCGGTTAAACGCCAACTCGGCGCCACCCGGCGGCGAGCAGGAGCAACACCACGGCAAGCAGCGCCAGCCAGTCGCCATGCCCATGCCCTCCGCCACTGGGTGCGCAGCACAGCAGGGAGTGTTTCGGCCCGCAGGTTCCCGTGCCCAGCAGACGCACACTCAGCACACCCTCCGGGTCACCGGAAATGTTTAGACATGCCGCATAGTCACCGGGTTTGCATGGAGTGAATTTCACGTTGATGGAGACACTTTCCCCCGGCCCGAGGTGATACGGTCCGGGACAGCAAAGGACGAAGGCGGTCGCGTCACCGTCAATGGAGCCCGCCCCTTTCATGGGCACATCGCCGGTGTTGGTCAGGGTGAATGATTTGGTGAGGCTTTCCCCGATGACAGCCCGTCCAAAGACCACCCCGGAGGCGGTGTCCGGCCAAAGGGAAAGACTGATGCGGCGCTCGAATGGCGCAAACAGGGACAGGGCCGTCACCCGGCCGGACAGGGTGTCCCCCTCAACGGTGAACCCGCCCGTGTGCGTGTCGGTCCATGTTCCCGGTTCGGCGGCAAGGTTCAGGTCGGCGGCATCATCGGCGAAAAACGCTGTGGGATGGGAGAGATAAGCGGGATGGAGGCCGGGAGTGAAGGCCAGCCCGTTCATGGAAATGTCCACGGGATTGTCCGCCAGAACACCGTCATCCAGTTCCCGGTAAGTCACCCCGCCGCCGTCCACCACATCGGCCATGTCCGCAAGCAGGATGCTGAGGTCGAAGAACAGTCCGGTGGAAATGCGCCCGGCGGGCGGTTCCGCAATCAGCGCGGCCCCGTCCCCGCCCAGCAGTCCTTCCAGCGTGTCGGAGAGTGTCAGGGTGATTATGGCCTGCTGTCCGCAGGGTATCACCACCCTCGGCACCCGGACCGTCACGGTCTGTGCGGGATTATGCGCGGGACTCGCCGTGACAAAGATATCACCGGCGCCGCCGCCGTCCTCCGGGCAGAACACGGCCACCAGGACGATGGTTCGGTCAAAGAGCGCATTGGCCACCCGGTTGTCGAAACGGTCCCCGTCATTGGACAACGTTTCAAAAGGCGCGTCGAGATAGCCGTTTTCGTTGACACCCCCGTGAAGAACAGAAAACATTGTTGTTGCGGTGATTGTCTCGCCGGTTTCCACCTGTTCCGCCGAGACGGTCAGGACGTATTCGCCCGGACCGAGTAGGGCCGATTCGGGGAAGTTGTTGGCCCGGTCTTCCGAAGGGCCAAACAGTGTGCCGTTGATGTCATAGGCCACCCGGACCGTGCCGAAGATGCAGTCTTCCGTGTCGGCGAAGAGCACCCGCGCGTTCAGCGTCACCTCCGTCTCGTCCGCATTGTAGGGCATGAAAACATCCCCGACAGGGCGCAAAATGTCAATGTCCGTCATCGGGCAGTATTCGTCGGGTGCGCCGCAGGACGGCCCGCTGACATGGACCGTGCGGGTGGCGGTGGCGACGTTCCCGGAACTGTCCCTGGCGCTGTACAGGACGGTCACGGTTGTCTGCGTGGAAGTGTCTACCGTCTCCGTGTCGCTGATGACGGCGAGATCGCCGTCGCAGGCATCTGTTGCGGTTGCCCCCGGCTCGGCAAACAACGCGCCGCAGTCCAACGTGAGGGGGTTGTCACCGAGAAGGTTGATAACCGGAGACAGCGTGTCTTCGACAAGCACCGTGCGTATGGTTTCGGTTGCCAGGCCCCGGCTGTCGGTGACCCGGTAGGTTAGCGCATACTCACTGGGAAGGCCCGTGTTCACGGTTCCCTCCACGGAGATGTCCCCGGTCAGGTCGCCGTCCTCGGCGTCCAGCGCCGTCGCGCCGGGGTCGGCAAAAATGCCGCCGCACTCCACACGCACGGTTGCCTCGCCGTTCAGGGTAATGACCGGCGCGCTGTTCAAAAGCACACGCACGGTGCGCGTGGCGGAGGCGGCGTTTCCGGAAACGTCCACCACGGCGTATTCCAGCAAATA
It contains:
- a CDS encoding DUF5011 domain-containing protein, with translation MKHAVPPALIAVVTCCLALSTSAEFVKTDDNCLSMARTVAAAGYMPGATLEIAVTISGNCGESLTALGLIEEIPAGWTLVSAQGGASGEAGISPTPGASSPLEFAWFSPIPTFPHTFSYTLKVPENFAGETVISGKVLGRLTGPELRSPVVETLILEIPQDTEPPLVSFNGPSEVVLECGGVYEELGAAAVDNVDGELPVTISGIPDTGNVGDYEVVYAATDRAGNTGTATRTVHVVDTQSPTLELMGAETVELSTGDVYTEPGYTAADTCEGDLTGDVQISGTVDTALPGVYLLEYAVVDVSGNAASATRTVRVLLNSAPVITLNGEATVRVECGGIFADPGATALDAEDGDLTGDISVEGTVNTGLPSEYALTYRVTDSRGLATETIRTVLVEDTLSPVINLLGDNPLTLDCGALFAEPGATATDACDGDLAVISDTETVDTSTQTTVTVLYSARDSSGNVATATRTVHVSGPSCGAPDEYCPMTDIDILRPVGDVFMPYNADETEVTLNARVLFADTEDCIFGTVRVAYDINGTLFGPSEDRANNFPESALLGPGEYVLTVSAEQVETGETITATTMFSVLHGGVNENGYLDAPFETLSNDGDRFDNRVANALFDRTIVLVAVFCPEDGGGAGDIFVTASPAHNPAQTVTVRVPRVVIPCGQQAIITLTLSDTLEGLLGGDGAALIAEPPAGRISTGLFFDLSILLADMADVVDGGGVTYRELDDGVLADNPVDISMNGLAFTPGLHPAYLSHPTAFFADDAADLNLAAEPGTWTDTHTGGFTVEGDTLSGRVTALSLFAPFERRISLSLWPDTASGVVFGRAVIGESLTKSFTLTNTGDVPMKGAGSIDGDATAFVLCCPGPYHLGPGESVSINVKFTPCKPGDYAACLNISGDPEGVLSVRLLGTGTCGPKHSLLCCAPSGGGHGHGDWLALLAVVLLLLAAGWRRVGV